In Fodinibius saliphilus, a genomic segment contains:
- a CDS encoding glycosyltransferase family 2 protein, whose translation MPEQKSNKREVELSIVVPLYNEEESIKELVEKVNEALSEQHEFEIVFVDDGSSDGSWQAIEKMTQEYSNTFGIQLQRNYGKSSALQAGFEKARGSYIATMDADLQDDPFEIPEMLQQLKEQQLDIVSGWKKERHDPISKTVPSRFFNRVTSLVTGIKLNDFNCGLKIYRREVVDHIYLYGELHRYIPFLAKLEGFDAIGEKVVKHHPRKYGSTKFGVGRFMHGFLDLLTLLFVNRYLQRPMHFFGTLGFLFLLLGGAVNLYLSIDKIFFGEPLGDRPLLLLGVMLMVLGAQIFSIGFLGELIQKRSEKQQKPNIKEII comes from the coding sequence TTGCCTGAACAAAAATCTAATAAACGAGAGGTGGAACTTAGTATTGTTGTTCCCCTATACAATGAAGAGGAATCGATCAAAGAACTGGTCGAAAAAGTAAATGAAGCTCTTAGTGAGCAACATGAGTTTGAGATTGTATTTGTTGATGACGGTTCGTCTGATGGATCTTGGCAGGCTATTGAGAAAATGACCCAAGAATATTCAAATACTTTTGGTATTCAGTTGCAGCGTAATTATGGTAAAAGTTCAGCATTACAAGCCGGCTTTGAGAAAGCTCGCGGCAGTTATATCGCTACGATGGATGCGGACCTGCAGGATGATCCCTTTGAAATTCCGGAGATGCTTCAGCAGCTCAAAGAACAGCAGTTGGATATTGTAAGCGGATGGAAGAAGGAGCGACACGATCCGATCTCCAAGACGGTGCCTTCCCGGTTTTTTAACCGCGTAACCTCTCTGGTCACGGGTATTAAGCTCAATGATTTCAACTGTGGGCTTAAAATATACCGGCGTGAGGTTGTTGATCATATCTATCTTTATGGGGAACTACATCGTTATATTCCGTTTTTAGCTAAACTTGAAGGATTTGATGCTATTGGTGAAAAAGTGGTAAAACACCATCCCCGCAAGTATGGTAGTACTAAATTTGGAGTCGGTCGGTTTATGCACGGTTTTTTGGACCTGTTGACCCTGCTGTTTGTAAATCGTTATCTGCAGCGTCCTATGCATTTTTTTGGTACGCTGGGTTTCCTGTTTCTTCTACTTGGCGGGGCTGTTAACTTGTATCTGTCAATCGATAAAATATTTTTTGGAGAACCGTTGGGAGATCGTCCCCTTTTATTGCTGGGGGTCATGCTTATGGTATTGGGAGCCCAGATATTTTCCATCGGCTTCCTGGGTGAGCTCATCCAAAAGCGCAGCGAAAAGCAGCAAAAACCTAATATTAAAGAGATTATTTAG
- a CDS encoding MgtC/SapB family protein, with product MEQELTLIWDILSALGIGLLIGIERGWSGRLEDEGDRVAGIRTFSLVGLLGGVWAKLSNILDAWIFAVVFLGITALVITSYITEVKVNKEKDLGITTEVALLLTFSLGSWAAFGYHGYALGVAVIVVALLSLKPTLHKWLKVIEVKEVYGAIKLLVISVILLPLLPNKGYGPWDTINPYWIWWMVVLISGLSFIGYILIKYTGKDKGTILTAITGGLASSTAVTISLAQFARQQKKSASRIFIAGVLVASSIMFIRVGIEVAVVNITLLYPLIVPLTVMLILSMGGGIWLWRQHRDLDEEHPPLDIKNPLQFLTALQFGILLGLILLLATAMEQWYGDRGIYLLSLFSGLMDVDAITLTLSRMAKNGTESSVALLGIIIAVITNTMVKAGLFISWVGYRKSTQLIWMILVISISGILCLLPFI from the coding sequence ATGGAACAAGAGTTAACCCTTATTTGGGATATCCTATCAGCCCTCGGTATCGGTTTACTTATCGGTATAGAACGGGGGTGGAGTGGGCGCCTGGAAGATGAAGGAGATCGGGTAGCAGGTATTCGCACTTTCAGCTTGGTAGGCCTTCTGGGTGGAGTATGGGCAAAATTAAGCAACATCCTTGATGCATGGATTTTTGCTGTCGTTTTTCTTGGAATCACAGCCTTGGTTATTACGTCCTACATCACCGAAGTCAAGGTAAATAAAGAGAAAGATCTTGGTATCACGACAGAGGTAGCCCTGCTTCTTACATTCTCGCTGGGTAGCTGGGCCGCTTTTGGCTATCATGGTTATGCACTTGGAGTTGCAGTGATTGTTGTAGCATTACTGAGCTTAAAACCGACCCTGCACAAGTGGCTTAAAGTGATTGAAGTAAAAGAGGTATATGGTGCTATTAAACTGCTGGTTATTTCAGTAATTCTACTCCCCCTGCTGCCTAACAAAGGATATGGTCCCTGGGATACCATCAATCCCTATTGGATCTGGTGGATGGTTGTACTCATTTCGGGCCTATCGTTTATCGGATATATCCTTATTAAATATACCGGTAAAGATAAGGGTACAATTTTAACAGCCATCACGGGAGGACTCGCTTCTTCAACAGCCGTAACTATTAGCCTGGCCCAGTTCGCACGGCAGCAAAAAAAGTCTGCCAGCCGAATATTTATTGCCGGAGTCCTTGTTGCCTCTTCCATTATGTTTATCCGGGTGGGTATTGAGGTTGCGGTTGTCAATATAACGCTACTATACCCTCTTATAGTGCCGTTAACGGTGATGCTAATATTAAGTATGGGCGGTGGTATTTGGCTCTGGAGACAACACCGAGATTTAGATGAGGAACATCCGCCTTTGGATATTAAAAACCCACTCCAGTTTCTAACAGCTCTGCAATTTGGCATACTGTTAGGGCTAATTCTTCTTCTGGCTACAGCCATGGAACAATGGTACGGCGACAGGGGCATCTACCTGCTCAGTCTTTTCTCCGGCCTCATGGATGTAGATGCTATTACTCTTACGCTCTCGCGAATGGCGAAAAACGGTACGGAATCGAGTGTAGCCCTGCTGGGTATCATCATTGCAGTTATTACTAATACTATGGTCAAAGCAGGCCTTTTTATTTCATGGGTGGGTTACCGTAAAAGCACGCAGTTAATCTGGATGATTCTCGTTATTTCGATAAGCGGAATTTTATGTCTGTTACCATTTATATAG
- a CDS encoding glycosyltransferase, which yields MLFSVVIPVYNRPEEVDELLESLTKQSYKNFEVLIIEDGSEEPCKDIVKQYEESLDIRYFYKENSGQGFSRNYGFERANGDYFIVFDSDCLIPEHYFETVTQYLKKHPLDAFGGPDREHESFTPTQKAISYAMTSPITTGGTRGNKKHIGTFHPRSFNMGISREVYKKTGGYRITRMGEDIEFSIRIIEHGFTTGLIPDAYVYHKRRTDLSQFFHQLHFFGRARINISRFYPSELKLIHTIPALFTLVTLVLLTLPFWAPFFFKISIIPFLALFILIFAHASIKNKSVEIGILSSVASFIQLTAYGIGFMEELVVKLRE from the coding sequence ATGTTATTTTCTGTAGTAATTCCTGTATATAACCGTCCCGAAGAGGTAGATGAACTGCTGGAAAGTCTTACCAAACAGTCATATAAAAATTTCGAAGTACTCATTATTGAAGATGGATCAGAAGAGCCATGCAAGGATATTGTTAAACAGTACGAAGAATCTCTTGATATCCGCTACTTTTACAAAGAAAACTCTGGTCAGGGTTTTAGTCGAAACTATGGCTTTGAGCGTGCAAATGGTGATTATTTTATTGTTTTTGATTCTGACTGCCTGATTCCAGAACATTATTTTGAAACAGTCACCCAATATTTAAAAAAACATCCGCTTGATGCTTTTGGCGGACCTGATCGTGAGCATGAAAGTTTTACGCCCACCCAAAAAGCGATAAGCTATGCCATGACCTCCCCTATCACTACCGGAGGTACCCGAGGCAACAAGAAACATATAGGGACTTTCCATCCACGTAGTTTTAATATGGGTATTTCACGAGAAGTTTATAAAAAGACCGGCGGCTACCGTATTACCAGGATGGGTGAGGATATTGAGTTTAGCATTCGAATAATAGAACACGGATTTACCACGGGTCTAATCCCAGATGCATATGTTTATCACAAACGCCGAACAGATTTATCACAATTTTTCCACCAGCTTCATTTTTTTGGCAGAGCCCGTATAAATATAAGTCGGTTCTATCCCTCAGAATTAAAACTCATTCATACCATTCCCGCACTTTTTACCCTTGTCACATTGGTATTGCTAACCCTCCCATTTTGGGCCCCATTCTTTTTCAAAATATCAATAATTCCGTTCCTCGCACTGTTCATTTTAATTTTTGCACATGCATCCATAAAAAATAAAAGTGTAGAAATAGGCATACTCAGTTCAGTTGCTTCATTTATCCAGCTTACGGCCTATGGTATTGGTTTTATGGAAGAATTAGTTGTAAAGCTTAGGGAGTAA
- a CDS encoding ATP-dependent Clp protease ATP-binding subunit has translation MEGNFSSKVRDVIQFSREEALRLGHDYIGTEHLILGIVRLGEGVAVKILKNLNCDLFKLKKTVEDTVRGTGGSVKVGNIPLTKQAEKVLRITYLEAKLYKSDTIGTEHLLLSLLRDDENIAAQILQQFNISYDAVREELDLIISGKSSDEKSADSSSVSASLSSSKGSQSSGSSREKKMEKSKTPVLDNFGRDLTQLAEDGKLDPIIGREDEIERVAQVLSRRKKNNPVLIGEPGVGKTAIAEGLASRIIERKVSRVLYDKRVIALDLAALVAGTKYRGQFEERMKAVMGELEKTKNVILFIDELHTIVGAGGASGSLDASNMLKPALARGEVQAIGATTLNEYRQHIEKDGALERRFQKIMVDPTTPEETIEILSQIKEKYENHHSVAYSDKAIEACVSLTDRYVTDHFLPDKAIDALDEAGARVHLSNIHVPQHIIDLEEKIEETSDKKNGMVKKQRFEEAARLRDKEKRLNEELEEAQKKWEKESEEIVYDVEEADVAHVVGMMSGVPVSKINESESKKLVKMKEELSKQIIGQNEAIVKLTKAIKRTRAGLKDPTRPIGSFIFLGPTGVGKTEMAKVLAEYLFDKEDALIRIDMSEYMEKFSVSRLVGAPPGYVGYEEGGMLTEKVRRKPYSVVLLDEIEKAHPDVFNILLQVLDDGILTDSLGRKVDFRNTIIIMTSNIGARDIRNLGEGIGFSTGESSFDYEQMKSTIQDALKKVFNPEFLNRIDDVITFRSLEKEDIFQIIDILSDDLFERIHNLGFEVTVTQGAKDFLSDKGFDQKYGARPLKRAIQKYVEEPLAEELLEADHTEGSEIRIKMNKSRDGLTFDWNEADDSASTDEDEEKKTTSKDGNTDDGEESKSEAKTSE, from the coding sequence ATGGAGGGTAATTTCTCTAGCAAAGTTCGAGATGTAATTCAATTTAGTCGCGAAGAAGCATTGCGTCTCGGGCACGACTATATCGGAACAGAACACCTCATTCTCGGAATCGTACGTCTTGGAGAAGGTGTTGCCGTTAAAATACTTAAGAATTTGAACTGTGATCTTTTCAAACTAAAAAAGACCGTTGAAGATACTGTTCGCGGAACAGGTGGTTCAGTAAAAGTGGGTAATATTCCACTTACCAAACAAGCTGAAAAAGTACTCCGTATTACCTATTTGGAGGCTAAACTTTATAAAAGTGATACTATCGGCACGGAACATTTGTTGCTCTCGCTATTACGGGACGATGAAAATATTGCTGCACAAATCTTACAGCAATTCAACATTTCGTACGATGCCGTGCGTGAAGAACTTGATCTTATTATATCAGGAAAATCTTCGGATGAAAAAAGTGCTGACTCAAGCTCTGTTTCTGCCAGTCTATCTTCATCTAAAGGTTCACAATCGTCCGGAAGCTCCAGAGAAAAGAAAATGGAAAAATCAAAAACTCCTGTACTCGATAATTTTGGCCGTGACTTAACGCAATTAGCTGAAGATGGAAAACTCGATCCCATCATAGGGCGAGAAGATGAAATTGAACGTGTTGCCCAGGTTTTAAGCCGACGAAAGAAAAACAACCCCGTACTTATTGGGGAACCCGGTGTTGGTAAGACAGCAATTGCTGAAGGGTTGGCCTCGCGTATAATTGAACGAAAAGTTTCTCGTGTACTCTATGACAAAAGGGTGATCGCTCTTGACCTTGCTGCACTTGTTGCCGGTACCAAGTACCGTGGACAATTTGAAGAGCGAATGAAAGCAGTAATGGGAGAGCTCGAGAAGACAAAGAATGTGATTCTCTTTATTGATGAACTTCATACTATTGTTGGCGCCGGCGGTGCTAGCGGATCGCTTGATGCCTCAAATATGCTTAAACCTGCACTCGCTCGCGGCGAAGTTCAGGCTATTGGTGCAACTACGCTTAACGAATATCGCCAGCATATTGAAAAAGACGGCGCTTTGGAACGACGCTTCCAGAAAATCATGGTTGATCCAACTACTCCTGAAGAAACCATTGAAATTCTTTCTCAGATTAAAGAAAAATACGAGAATCACCACAGTGTCGCCTATTCAGATAAAGCAATCGAAGCATGTGTTAGCTTAACAGATCGGTATGTGACCGACCATTTCTTGCCCGACAAAGCAATTGATGCGCTGGATGAAGCAGGTGCTCGTGTACATCTTTCCAATATCCATGTACCACAGCATATTATCGACCTTGAAGAAAAAATTGAGGAAACAAGCGATAAGAAAAACGGCATGGTTAAGAAGCAGCGTTTTGAAGAAGCTGCTCGCCTCCGGGATAAAGAAAAACGTTTAAATGAAGAGCTGGAGGAAGCCCAAAAGAAATGGGAGAAAGAATCTGAGGAGATTGTTTACGATGTTGAAGAAGCAGACGTAGCTCATGTTGTAGGTATGATGAGCGGCGTACCCGTTAGTAAGATCAATGAAAGTGAAAGCAAGAAGTTGGTCAAGATGAAGGAGGAACTCTCCAAACAGATTATTGGCCAGAACGAAGCTATCGTTAAACTTACTAAAGCGATAAAGCGAACACGTGCCGGACTTAAAGATCCTACACGTCCTATTGGTTCATTTATATTCCTTGGGCCTACTGGTGTGGGTAAAACAGAAATGGCTAAAGTTCTTGCTGAATATCTCTTTGACAAAGAGGATGCGCTCATTCGTATCGATATGAGTGAGTATATGGAGAAATTTTCCGTATCACGACTTGTCGGTGCACCTCCAGGCTATGTTGGTTATGAAGAAGGTGGTATGCTTACTGAAAAAGTTCGTCGTAAACCATATAGTGTTGTTCTTCTCGATGAAATTGAGAAAGCACACCCTGACGTCTTCAATATCTTACTACAAGTTCTTGACGATGGTATTCTCACAGATAGTTTGGGGCGTAAAGTAGACTTCCGTAATACCATTATCATCATGACTTCTAATATTGGAGCTCGTGATATTCGTAATCTTGGAGAAGGAATTGGATTCTCTACCGGGGAATCAAGCTTCGACTACGAACAGATGAAATCGACAATACAGGATGCCCTTAAAAAGGTATTTAATCCTGAATTCTTAAATCGTATTGATGATGTCATCACTTTCCGTTCGCTTGAGAAAGAAGATATCTTCCAGATTATCGATATTCTTTCTGATGATCTCTTCGAACGTATTCATAATCTTGGTTTTGAAGTTACGGTAACACAAGGAGCCAAAGACTTCTTAAGTGATAAAGGATTTGATCAGAAGTATGGTGCTCGTCCGTTGAAGCGTGCCATTCAAAAATATGTTGAAGAGCCGCTTGCCGAAGAGCTGCTTGAAGCTGATCATACCGAAGGTTCAGAAATCAGGATAAAAATGAATAAGTCGCGAGATGGACTAACATTTGACTGGAATGAAGCTGATGATTCGGCAAGTACCGATGAGGATGAAGAAAAAAAGACAACCTCAAAAGATGGTAATACTGATGACGGTGAAGAGTCAAAATCTGAAGCTAAAACTTCTGAATAA
- a CDS encoding universal stress protein, which translates to MTSSINHILFPTDFSKNANRALPFAAEIAHRSGAKLTLFHSSQESMDMLPSFEGSRDKTIQDTSDLFQRLIGNLSKKEAYAELDISTILQSGQPTTSLISRIKEEQPDLVVMGTKGVTGDRNNIFGSVTSSVIKNSESPVLAIPNGSTLEQLSKITFSTDYKSGDLGALKQTIAFGKLFNASVDVLHVTDHRDLESEIKFRGFRELVKEQIAYPDISFNLKYEYDFFPGAADFLIEHPNSMLVMVRYKKTFWEKLTNRNHSKEMAFYSKVPLLVYEASKVKEDELTSVK; encoded by the coding sequence ATGACTTCATCAATAAACCACATTTTATTTCCTACTGATTTTTCCAAAAATGCAAATCGTGCCCTGCCCTTTGCTGCTGAAATAGCTCACCGTTCTGGCGCTAAACTAACCCTTTTTCACAGCAGCCAAGAGTCGATGGATATGCTGCCCAGCTTCGAAGGAAGCAGAGATAAAACCATTCAAGACACCTCCGATCTGTTTCAACGGTTAATAGGCAATTTGAGTAAAAAAGAAGCCTATGCAGAGCTGGATATCTCAACTATCCTGCAATCGGGCCAACCTACTACCAGTCTTATAAGTCGTATTAAAGAGGAGCAGCCCGACTTGGTAGTAATGGGAACCAAAGGGGTAACAGGAGATCGCAATAATATTTTTGGCAGTGTTACCTCCAGTGTTATAAAGAATTCGGAAAGTCCTGTACTGGCAATTCCCAATGGCAGTACGCTGGAACAGTTGAGTAAAATTACTTTTTCCACCGACTATAAAAGTGGTGACCTCGGGGCACTGAAACAGACTATTGCCTTTGGGAAACTGTTTAATGCTTCAGTGGATGTGCTTCATGTTACCGATCATCGGGATCTGGAGAGTGAAATCAAATTCAGAGGCTTCCGAGAGCTGGTAAAAGAACAAATAGCCTATCCTGATATTAGTTTCAATTTAAAGTATGAATACGATTTCTTTCCGGGTGCGGCCGACTTTTTAATTGAGCATCCCAACTCTATGTTAGTGATGGTTCGATATAAGAAAACGTTCTGGGAAAAGCTCACAAATCGTAATCACTCTAAAGAGATGGCTTTCTACTCCAAAGTGCCCCTACTGGTATATGAGGCATCCAAAGTAAAAGAAGACGAACTAACATCTGTAAAATAA
- a CDS encoding MerR family transcriptional regulator: MKKLYYSIGEVSDITEVEAHVLRYWETVFNELNPKKNKAGNRIYKEEDIETVLKLKELIQEKKYSTEGAQQVLENEGLEEDKKIPVSVKKDLKEIRLFLNKLLEKL; the protein is encoded by the coding sequence ATGAAAAAACTTTATTATTCCATCGGTGAAGTCAGTGATATTACAGAAGTGGAAGCCCACGTTCTGCGCTATTGGGAAACGGTTTTCAACGAACTTAATCCCAAAAAAAATAAAGCGGGCAACCGTATTTATAAAGAGGAAGATATTGAGACTGTTCTAAAGCTCAAAGAACTCATCCAGGAAAAAAAGTACAGCACAGAAGGAGCTCAGCAAGTACTCGAAAATGAAGGGCTTGAAGAGGATAAAAAAATACCGGTCAGCGTTAAAAAGGATCTCAAAGAGATTCGCCTTTTTCTGAATAAACTCCTCGAGAAACTTTAA
- a CDS encoding MBL fold metallo-hydrolase: MQLSDVKLGPFHLYSIETGRFRLDGGAMFGVVPKTLWSRYIDVDEKNRINMAMRCLLITSENTDRVYLIDNGSGTKFNEKFESIYQIDHDHSNLLDSLSHHGFEPEDITDIIFSHLHFDHCGGTTYYNEQNELKHRFPNARYHITKKHLQTATDPNAREKASFLDDNIAPIKNWDKLTLVDEHHTYEEGLDALPVNGHTISQQLPRLTAEGKTVVFMADLIPTHVHLPLPWVMGYDMYPVKTLNEKERYLDQAVEEGWYLFLEHDAQQELVTAKKENGKYTVDQQLTLSDLND, translated from the coding sequence ATGCAACTATCTGATGTCAAACTGGGTCCTTTTCACTTATATAGCATAGAAACAGGTCGATTTCGTTTAGACGGAGGAGCTATGTTTGGCGTTGTGCCCAAAACGCTTTGGTCACGCTATATTGATGTAGATGAGAAAAATCGGATCAATATGGCCATGCGCTGTCTGCTCATCACCTCTGAAAATACCGACCGTGTATATCTTATTGATAATGGATCAGGTACAAAGTTTAATGAAAAATTTGAATCTATATATCAGATTGATCATGATCACAGTAATCTGCTAGACTCTCTAAGCCATCATGGCTTTGAACCGGAAGATATTACGGATATTATTTTTTCACACCTGCATTTTGATCACTGTGGCGGTACTACTTATTACAATGAACAAAACGAGTTAAAGCACCGCTTCCCCAATGCTCGCTACCATATTACCAAAAAGCACCTGCAAACAGCTACCGATCCCAATGCCCGTGAGAAAGCCAGCTTTTTAGATGACAATATCGCACCTATTAAAAACTGGGATAAACTTACCCTTGTTGATGAACACCATACCTACGAAGAGGGACTTGATGCTTTGCCGGTAAACGGACATACAATCAGCCAGCAGCTTCCACGCCTCACCGCAGAGGGAAAAACGGTTGTATTTATGGCCGACCTCATTCCCACTCACGTTCATTTGCCCCTGCCCTGGGTTATGGGATATGATATGTATCCGGTTAAAACGCTCAACGAAAAAGAACGATACTTGGATCAGGCTGTTGAAGAAGGCTGGTATTTATTCCTGGAACACGATGCCCAACAAGAACTTGTGACTGCTAAAAAAGAGAATGGCAAATATACTGTGGATCAGCAGCTAACATTGTCAGACCTCAATGATTGA
- a CDS encoding class I SAM-dependent methyltransferase, producing the protein MSRIAYDPVKDRFANIIRRFRFLRTAFYMILDLFFLRSWYVRAIMRKFGTILDQEGSWTLLDAGSGFGQYDRFLLQQFDHVKIKAIDVKDDYLEDSRAYFQKEIAEGRIEFKQKDLLDINYEREFNFAICIDVLEHIEEDVKVMTNIQQALKERGYFLMHSPSIYSEEDADGDASFVDEHARAGYGKEDIKEKLKTAGFKPLHVAYTYGDKGHMAWEMLIKYPMLWLNRIKLWALPVMAVYYVFTLPLGLSLMWLDLNEPNPQGTGIYALARKKDTPN; encoded by the coding sequence ATGAGTCGCATTGCTTACGATCCGGTTAAAGACCGTTTTGCCAACATAATACGTCGGTTCCGTTTTCTACGTACAGCTTTTTATATGATTCTGGATCTTTTTTTTCTGCGTAGCTGGTATGTGCGAGCTATAATGAGAAAGTTTGGGACAATATTGGACCAAGAGGGCAGTTGGACACTGCTGGATGCCGGTTCCGGTTTTGGACAGTATGATCGTTTTTTGCTGCAACAGTTTGACCATGTTAAAATTAAGGCAATTGATGTTAAAGATGATTACCTGGAAGATTCAAGAGCTTATTTCCAGAAAGAGATAGCTGAAGGCCGTATTGAGTTCAAGCAAAAAGATCTACTTGATATTAATTATGAACGGGAGTTTAATTTCGCTATCTGTATTGATGTACTTGAGCATATTGAAGAGGATGTCAAAGTAATGACAAATATACAGCAAGCGCTGAAAGAGAGGGGGTATTTTTTAATGCACTCTCCGTCAATTTATTCTGAGGAGGATGCGGATGGAGATGCCTCTTTTGTAGATGAACATGCCCGTGCCGGTTATGGTAAAGAAGATATCAAAGAAAAGTTGAAAACGGCCGGATTTAAACCGTTACATGTTGCCTATACATACGGAGATAAAGGTCATATGGCATGGGAAATGCTCATCAAGTATCCTATGCTTTGGCTCAACAGAATCAAGCTGTGGGCTCTTCCGGTGATGGCAGTCTACTATGTTTTTACGCTTCCCTTAGGACTTTCCCTTATGTGGCTGGATCTTAATGAACCTAACCCCCAAGGTACTGGTATTTATGCCTTAGCCCGCAAAAAAGATACTCCCAATTAG